Proteins encoded together in one Prunus dulcis chromosome 3, ALMONDv2, whole genome shotgun sequence window:
- the LOC117622129 gene encoding mitogen-activated protein kinase kinase kinase 18-like yields MDWTRGHTIGHGSSAIVSLATSCFSGDLFAVKSAEMSQSEFLQREQKILSALRSPHIISYMGHDMTSESNKLMYNLFMEYMPRGTIIDEIHNHGGQIDESLIRDYTRDVVKGLEYLHSHGLVHCDIKGRNILVGDDGPKIADFGCARWANPAGEVAVPIGGTPMFMAPEVARGEEQGFPCDVWALGCTIIEMATGGSVPWPNAANPVSVLYQIAYSGEVPEIPSFLSDQAKEFLGKCLRRDPTERWTASQLLKHSFLEEKEELIITSSAKQVQESTSFSPTSILDQGLWNSLEESETLGNLVQFPSFENSSSDHRIRRLSLSSGNPRWALDETWITVRGNDCEESNSIGIANDAEAEDDVDVIGGLARVLVNCDVQQLESPEAVGSEEEEEEELNFLDSNNRCRINFDILGACKKNMNNSSVGLGNLIFERDRDSLLFPSISSF; encoded by the coding sequence ATGGACTGGACTAGAGGCCACACCATTGGCCATGGCTCATCAGCCATCGTCTCCCTAGCCACCTCCTGCTTCTCCGGCGACTTGTTCGCCGTCAAGTCAGCCGAGATGTCCCAGTCCGAGTTCTTGCAAAGGGAGCAGAAAATTCTCTCTGCTTTGAGAAGTCCACATATAATAAGCTACATGGGGCATGACATGACTAGTGAGAGCAACAAGCTCATGTACAATCTCTTCATGGAATACATGCCCCGAGGCACGATCATCGATGAAATTCACAACCACGGAGGCCAAATTGACGAGTCACTGATCAGAGATTACACAAGGGACGTTGTGAAGGGGCTAGAGTACTTGCATTCACATGGGTTGGTACATTGTGACATCAAAGGCAGGAACATCTTGGTTGGTGACGATGGTCCAAAAATTGCTGATTTTGGATGTGCCAGGTGGGCTAATCCGGCGGGGGAAGTGGCGGTGCCAATTGGCGGCACACCAATGTTTATGGCCCCGGAGGTGGCGCGTGGGGAAGAGCAGGGGTTTCCTTGTGATGTATGGGCTCTTGGGTGCACAATTATTGAAATGGCTACTGGGGGATCAGTGCCATGGCCTAATGCAGCTAACCCAGTAAGTGTTCTTTATCAAATTGCGTATTCTGGTGAAGTGCCCGAGATTCCAAGCTTCCTCTCAGATCAAGCAAAGGAATTTTTGGGAAAGTGTTTGAGGAGGGACCCAACAGAGCGCTGGACGGCTAGTCAACTTCTAAAGCATTCATTTcttgaggaaaaggaagaacttATAATTACTTCTAGTGCAAAGCAGGTTCAAGAATCCACTTCATTTTCTCCAACAAGTATTCTTGATCAAGGCTTATGGAACTCTTTAGAAGAATCAGAAACTTTGGGCAATCTTGTTCAGTTCCCAAGTTTTGAAAATTCCTCCTCCGATCACAGGATCAGACGGTTGTCCTTGTCTTCAGGGAATCCCAGGTGGGCTTTGGATGAGACTTGGATCACAGTCAGAGGGAATGATTGTGAGGAAAGCAACAGTATTGGTATTGCCAATGATGCTGAAGCTGAAGATGATGTTGATGTGATTGGTGGGTTGGCAAGGGTTTTAGTTAATTGTGATGTACAACAACTGGAAAGCCCTGAAGCTGTAGGTagtgaggaggaggaggaggaggagttaAATTTCTTAGATAGCAATAATAGGTGtagaattaattttgatattttaggGGCCTgcaaaaaaaacatgaataaCAGTAGTGTAGGTTTGGgcaatttgatttttgagaGAGACAGGGACAGTTTGTTATTTCCTTCAATATCAAGTTTTTAG
- the LOC117621927 gene encoding dirigent protein 1-like, with amino-acid sequence MNIFFCSHPPMALTFIPNLSALSTMLLMVLAVTTSLVLASHEVKETQLSFYFQDIFAGSNATDIPFAGISGKAWTFTQFATLYAIDDPVTEGSHPNSASVGRVQGTSMTSALDGLNAHVLFSIVFTNKKYNGSTLQIQGIDKQFEPVRELSVVSGTGNFRFVRGYITFETISVDIPNSYAVIRCNVTVKHY; translated from the exons ATGAACATCTTTTTTTG CTCCCATCCACCAATGGCATTAACCTTCATACCAAATCTCAGTGCTCTATCCACAATGTTGTTAATGGTTCTAGCCGTGACTACATCTTTGGTCCTAGCCAGTCATGAGGTCAAAGAAACCCAACTTTCCTTCTACTTTCAAGACATCTTTGCCGGTTCGAATGCCACAGACATACCATTTGCAGGTATTTCCGGCAAGGCTTGGACCTTCACTCAATTTGCCACACTTTATGCCATTGATGACCCTGTCACGGAAGGCTCACACCCAAACTCAGCCTCCGTTGGCCGGGTACAAGGCACCTCTATGACATCAGCATTGGATGGACTTAATGCTCATGTCTTGTTTTCCATTGTGTTCACAAACAAGAAGTACAATGGTAGCACTCTACAGATACAAGGGATTGATAAGCAATTCGAGCCAGTTAGAGAATTATCAGTGGTTTCAGGTACTGGAAATTTTCGATTTGTTAGAGGATATATTACTTTCGAAACGATTTCCGTGGACATTCCAAACTCATACGCAGTTATACGATGCAACGTTACGGTGAAACACTACTAG
- the LOC117623531 gene encoding dirigent protein 22-like: protein MALNPFSRPTKLMSFSSILLLLAMLMPLAKAQSPRETTIVLYLQDLASGPDATVVPITGIQGKPQSFTSFGTIFAVDDIITETPDKVSAQIGRAQGILVASSLSGSNVHVSMSVAFTNVEYNGSSLEIQGISRQFERYKEVSVVSGTGSFRYARGYATLETVFYDNKTSYSIIRCTVRLLPNSQ from the coding sequence ATGGCATTGAACCCATTTTCAAGACCCACCAAACTCATGTCCTTTTCATCAATATTGCTTCTACTAGCCATGCTCATGCCTCTAGCCAAGGCTCAAAGTCCTAGAGAAACCACCATAGTGTTATACTTGCAAGACTTGGCATCTGGGCCAGATGCCACTGTTGTCCCAATCACTGGCATCCAGGGCAAGCCTCAATCTTTCACCTCATTTGGCACCATTTTTGCCGTTGACGATATCATCACAGAAACCCCGGATAAAGTGTCGGCCCAAATCGGTCGAGCTCAAGGCATCCTAGTGGCCTCATCCTTGTCTGGCTCCAATGTGCATGTTTCAATGTCAGTTGCATTCACGAATGTGGAGTACAACGGTAGCAGCCTTGAGATCCAAGGCATCAGCCGCCAGTTTGAGAGGTATAAAGAGGTCTCAGTGGTTTCAGGCACTGGATCATTCAGATATGCAAGGGGATATGCTACTCTTGAGACAGTTTTCTATGACAATAAGACCTCCTACTCGATCATTCGATGCACTGTTAGGTTGCTTCCAAACAGTCAATAG
- the LOC117623487 gene encoding uncharacterized protein LOC117623487, whose product MVQLLLILGQGLVYLLYALIFSEMVLIMTLLFDAPMTKMAILELDSLKLNQGKGLLIVKIVTGTLFLVLMANFYSVLRITMKNRTNEGGGLNPTEEVLKSMNILQISLIGIVLFLVLMIDSLHHYIRGLPSLVMAMEAAKTQNQSFRKEKTESVQKLNTMVQEKDTLRTKLKYLESECESEANEANKARAEAEALRQESEEFLKEYDRLLADNQNFRNQSKLVEQRFTKQSISHPNDKKNL is encoded by the exons ATGGTGCAGCTGCTTTTGATCTTAGGGCAGGGGTTGGTTTATCTGCTCTACGCACTGATTTTCAGCGAAATGGTGCTGATTATGACGTTGCTGTTTGATGCTCCTATGACGAAAATGGCGATCTTGGAGTTGGATAGTTTGAAGCTAAACCAAGGAAAGGGGCTTTTGATTGTGAAGATTGTCACTGGAACTCTGTTTCTGGTTTTAATGGCTAACTTCTACAGTGTCCTCCGTATAACTATGAAGAACCGAACCAACGAGGGCGGTGGGCTAAACCCAACAGAGGAGGTTCTCAAGTCCATGAACATACTCCAAATTTCTCTAATtg GGATTGTACTGTTTCTTGTACTGATGATAGATAGCTTGCACCATTACATAAGAGGACTTCCTTCACTCGTGATGGCCATGGAGGCtgcaaaaacacaaaaccaaaGTTTTCGAAAGGAGAAAACCGAAAGTGTACAGAAGCTTAACACCATGGTACAAGAGAAGGATACATTGAGGACAAAGCTCAAGTATCTGGAATCTGAATGCGAGAGCGAAGCAAACGAGGCAAACAAGGCAAGAGCCGAGGCAGAGGCCCTAAGACAGGAATCTGAAGAATTCTTAAAAGAATATGATCGATTGCTTGCAGACAACCAAAATTTTCGGAACCAGTCGAAATTGGTTGAACAGAGATTCACCAAGCAAAGCATATCACACCCTAATGACAAAAAGAACTTGTAA
- the LOC117621928 gene encoding uncharacterized protein LOC117621928: protein MFQLLLCAAILGEIALILALLLEIKLAEPVMIAVDRLKRGRGPLVVRIIAGSVLFLLVARVYGTINIIKRTTMLNPSVLMNMLKISLTGFLLFLSVILDRLHHYTREVSLLRTEMEAAQRENQTLKEEKNGRAMELKILGQEIAKLRTNIMNTETEYETKAKGAKLEKTKAYALRKQYEGLLAEIDRVQEDNQILRSQLEWVDLSYDDKTKHARKRLH from the exons ATGTTCCAGCTGCTGCTTTGCGCGGCGATCTTGGGAGAAATAGCGCTGATTCTAGCGCTGCTGTTGGAGATCAAACTGGCGGAGCCAGTGATGATAGCGGTAGATCGCTTGAAACGAGGGAGGGGCCCACTCGTTGTGAGGATCATCGCTGGTTCGGTGTTGTTTCTGCTAGTGGCCAGGGTCTACGGTACGATCAACATCATCAAACGAACCACTATGCTCAATCCGAGTGTTCTCATGAACATGCTCAAGATTTCTCTTACCG GATTCTTGCTGTTTCTTTCAGTTATTTTGGATAGATTGCATCATTACACGAGAGAAGTTTCTTTACTCAGGACTGAAATGGAGGCTGCACAAAGAGAGAACCAAACTTTAAAAGAGGAGAAAAATGGAAGAGCCATGGAGCTTAAGATCTTGGGACAAGAGATTGCTAAATTGAGGACAAACATCATGAATACGGAAACTGAATATGAGACGAAAGCGAAGGGGGCAAAGCTGGAAAAAACCAAGGCATATGCCTTGAGAAAGCAATATGAAGGACTCCTTGCGGAAATTGATCGCGTGCAGGAAGACAACCAAATTCTTCGAAGCCAGCTAGAATGGGTGGATCTAAGCTATGATGACAAAACGAAACATGCAAGGAAGCGATTACATTAG
- the LOC117623161 gene encoding dirigent protein 2-like — protein sequence MASNFIPNLSDFSFSLLLVLAMAPFLAQSSELKETQLVLYFQDNVSAGPNATSLPVAGIAGKLWTFTQIGIVYVTDDPLTAGPEPNSASIGRGQGIAVVAALNGRNALVLLSLVFTNQEYNGSTLELQGNSKQFEQVTEVAVVSGIGRFRFARGYATFETNLLDPATSYSVERCNVTVQHY from the coding sequence ATGGCATCAAACTTCATACCGAACCTCAGTGACTTTTCCTTTTCACTACTATTGGTTCTAGCCATGGCGCCCTTTTTAGCCCAATCCAGTGAGCTCAAAGAAACCCAATTGGTCTTATACTTCCAAGACAACGTCTCTGCTGGTCCAAATGCCACAAGCTTACCAGTTGCAGGTATTGCGGGCAAGCTTTGGACCTTCACTCAAATTGGGATAGTTTATGTCACCGACGACCCATTAACCGCAGGCCCGGAACCAAACTCTGCCTCCATAGGCCGGGGCCAAGGCATAGCTGTGGTGGCAGCCCTGAATGGACGCAATGCCCTTGTCCTACTGTCACTTGTGTTCACGAACCAGGAGTACAATGGCAGCACACTAGAGCTACAAGGAAACAGCAAGCAATTTGAGCAAGTAACAGAGGTGGCAGTAGTATCTGGTATCGGAAGGTTTCGATTCGCTAGGGGATACGCTACGTTTGAAACAAATTTGCTGGACCCTGCCACTTCCTACTCCGTCGAGCGATGCAACGTCACGGTGCAACATTACTAG